In Phyllostomus discolor isolate MPI-MPIP mPhyDis1 chromosome 3, mPhyDis1.pri.v3, whole genome shotgun sequence, a single genomic region encodes these proteins:
- the PLK2 gene encoding serine/threonine-protein kinase PLK2, which produces MELLRTITYQPAAGAKASEPPGKAGGGDAKRRRPPPPEEPPPRAQESPAAPQHRHHAGAEVSRVVVDPTTGRRYCRGRVLGKGGFAKCYEMTDLTNNKVYAAKIIPHSRVAKPHQREKIDKEIELHRLLHHKHVVQFYHYFEDKENIYILLEYCSRRSMAHILKARKVLTEPEVRYYLRQIVSGLKYLHEREILHRDLKLGNFFINEAMELKVGDFGLAARLEPLEHRRRTICGTPNYLSPEVLNKQGHGCESDIWALGCVMYTMLLGRPPFETTNLKETYRCIREARYTMPSSLLAPAKHLIASMLSKNPQDRPSLDDIMRHEFFLQGFTPDRLSSSCCHTVPDFHLSSPAKNFFKKAAAALFGGKKDKARYIDTHNRVSKEDEDIYKLRHDLKKTSITQQPSKHRPDEELQPSPTTVATPGTGTVAVESRQQGGDAIRMIVRGTLGSCSSSSECLEDSTMGSVADTVARVLRGCLENMPEADCIPKEQLSTSFQWVTKWVDYSNKYGFGYQLSDHTVGVLFNNGAHMSLLPDKKTVHYYAELGQCSVFPATEAPEQLVSQVTVLKYFCHYMEENLMDGGDLPSATDVRRPRLYLLQWLKSDKALMMLFNDGTFQVNFYHDHTKIIICSQDEEYLLTYINEDRLSATFRLTALLMAGCSLELRHRMGYALNMLLQRCN; this is translated from the exons ATGGAGCTCCTGCGCACCATCACCTACCAGCCGGCCGCCGGCGCCAAGGCGAGCGAGCCGCCGGGCAAGGCTGGCGGCGGGGACGCGAAGCGCAGGCGGCCGCCGCCCCCCGAGGAGCCCCCGCCCCGGGCGCAGGAGTCGCCGGCGGCCCCGCAGCACCGCCACCACGCGGGCGCCGAGGTGTCGCGGGTCGTTGTGGACCCCACGACGGGGAGGCGCTACTGCCGGGGCCGGGTGCTGGGCAAG GGCGGCTTTGCCAAATGTTACGAGATGACGGATCTGACAAACAACAAAGTCTACGCTGCGAAGATCATCCCTCACAGCAGGGTGGCCAAGCCGCACCAGCGGGAGAAG ATCGACAAGGAGATAGAGCTGCACAGACTTCTGCACCACAAGCACGTCGTGCAGTTCTACCACTACTTCGAGGACAAAGAGAACATCTACATCCTGCTGGAATACTGCAGCCGAAGG TCCATGGCTCACATCTTGAAAGCCAGGAAGGTGTTGACAGAGCCCGAAGTCCGATACTACCTCAGGCAGATTGTGTCTGGACTCAAGTACCTCCACGAGCGAGAAATCTTGCACAGGGATCTCAAGCTAG GGAACTTTTTTATTAACGAAGCCATGGAACTGAAAGTTGGGGACTTCGGTTTGGCAGCCAGGCTGGAGCCCTTGGAGCACAGGAGGAG AACAATATGTGGTACCCCAAATTATCTCTCCCCTGAAGTCCTCAACAAGCAAGGACATGGCTGCGAATCAGACATTTGGGCTTTAGGCTGTGTAAT gtATACAATGTTACTAGGAAGACCCCCGTTCGAAACTACAAATCTGAAGGAAACGTACAGGTGTATCAGAGAAGCAAGGTATACCATGCCGTCGTCGCTGCTGGCGCCTGCCAAACACTTGATAGCTAGCATGCTGTCCAAAAACCCACAGGACCGTCCAAGCTTGGATGACATCATGCGGCATGAATTCTTCCTGCAG GGCTTCACGCCAGACAGgctctcctccagctgctgccacaCGGTCCCGGACTTCCACTTGTCCAGTCCAGCGAAGAATTTCTTTAAGAAAGCGGCTGCTGCTCTTTTTGGTGGCAAAAAGGACAAAGCAAGATATATTGACACACACA ATAGAGTATCCAAAGAAGACGAAGACATATACAAGCTTAGGCATGACTTGAAAAAGACTTCCATCACGCAGCAACCCAGCAAACACAGGCCAGACGAG GAGCTGCAGCCCTCACCCACGACGGTGGCTACTCCCGGCACTGGCACCGTGGCAGTGGAGAGCAGGCAGCAGGGGGGAGACGCCATTCGGATGATCGTCAGAGGGACActgggcagctgcagcagcagcagcgagt GCCTCGAGGACAGTACCATGGGAAGCGTTGCGGACACAGTGGCAAGAGTCCTTCGAGGGTGCCTGGAGAACATGCCGGAAGCCGACTGCATTCCCAAAGAGCAGCTGAGCACTTCCTTCCAGTGGGTCACCAAGTGGGTCGATTACTCCAACAAGTACGGCTTCGGGTACCAGCTCTCGGACCACACCGTGGGCGTCCTTTTCAACAACGGCGCTCACATGAGCCTCCTTCCCGACAAAAA AACCGTGCACTACTACGCGGAGCTCGGCCAGTGCTCCGTGTTCCCGGCGACAGAGGCCCCTGAGCAGTTGGTCAGCCAGGTGACGGTGCTGAAGTACTTCTGCCACTACATGGAGGAGAACCTCATGGAC GGAGGAGACCTGCCCAGCGCCACGGACGTGCGAAGACCACGGCTCTACCTCCTGCAGTGGCTGAAGTCCGACAAGGCCTTAATGATGCTCTTCAACGACGGCACCTTTCAG GTGAATTTCTACCACGACCACACGAAAATCATCATCTGCAGCCAGGACGAAGAGTACCTGCTCACGTACATCAACGAGGACAGGCTGTCCGCCACGTTCCGGCTGACGGCCCTGCTGATGGCGGGCTGCTCGCTGGAGCTGCGGCACCGCATGGGGTACGCCCTGAACATGCTCCTGCAGAGGTGCAACTGA